From Pseudopipra pipra isolate bDixPip1 chromosome 9, bDixPip1.hap1, whole genome shotgun sequence, a single genomic window includes:
- the NASP gene encoding nuclear autoantigenic sperm protein isoform X2: protein MQSSAVAAPPCVEPAPASATRMEEELAAPSTSTDKTDSMDVDGESKKLLGLGQKHLVMGNIPAAVNAFQEAASLLGKKYGETADECAEAFFYYGKSLLELARMENGVLGNALEGMQVEEEGEKAEDDSALPAVDEEAREELREQVYNAMGEKEEAKKSTEESPVLSEKEIKEEGHETKEVTEEKPKEEATADRDVKPEEAEEKMEVSVEKEETSEEQKQQVAVEKEAVKEEAAVEGKEVEKEQKTVPEDKVVKATEEKERTEVSDKEAKAAGEEAEAGEVAVEEKGEVGEQAAEATDKEPAVEKGEAGEGQAEAAVEEKAGAEEKAEAQAAAAAGQKEAAEGEAEAAEQKKVEEKQELVETATEEKPGESKETESSKEPVPTEGKEPPNDLEEKAEVAAKVEKEEKKDDLMEEGEGAKVEKEEKDDLMEEGEGAKVEKEEKDDLVEEGEETEESEEEDKENDKAEDDKENELTVEDKESEEDEIGNLELAWDMLELAKVIYKRQETKEAQLHAAQAHLKLGEVSIESENYTQAIEEFQACLALQQKYLEAHDRLLAESHYQLALAYHYNSDFDEAVLQFGKSMEVIDKRLAILTERIKQAESGSPEDEKEIEELKGLLPEIKEKIEDSKESQKSARVAELGLKATLVLQAVILRRKLRQLTSKERIFSKYLDSNCSKLNGNLIGFCGI from the exons aTGCAATCCTCGGCCGTCGCCGCTCCCCCCTGCGTTGAGCCCGCGCCGGCCTCCGCGACTAG GATGGAAGAAGAATTGGCAGCCCCTTCCACATCCACAGACAAGACAGACAG TATGGATGTGGACGGAGAATCAAAGAAACTACTGGGTTTGGGGCAGAAGCACTTGGTAATGGGAAATATTCCGGCTGCTGTTAATGCATTCCAGGAAGCTGCAAGTTTACT GGGTAAGAAATATGGTGAGACAGCGGATGAGTGTGCAGAAGCTTTTTTTTACTATGGAAAGTCTCTCCTGGAGTTGGCAAG AATGGAAAATGGTGTGCTGGGAAATGCCTTAGAAGGGATGCAggtggaagaggaaggagaaaaagcagaagatgaTTCTGCCTTGCCAGCTGTTGATG AAGAAGCAAGGGAGGAGTTGAGAGAACAGGTTTATAACGCCatgggggaaaaagaagaggcCAAAAAGTCTACAGAAGAGTCTCCAGTACTGTCTGAGAAGGAAATCAAAGAGGAAGGTCATGAAACGAAAGAGGTTACGGAAGAGAAACCAAAAGAAGAAGCAACTGCTGACAGGGATGTAAAGCCTGAAGAGGCTGAAGAGAAAATGGAggtttctgtggaaaaagaagaaacttcagaagagcagaagcagcaggtgGCTGTGGAAAAGGAGGCTGTGAAAGAGGAGGCAGCtgtggaggggaaggaggtaGAAAAAGAGCAGAAGACAGTGCCTGAAGACAAGGTGGTCAAGGCAactgaggagaaggagagaacaGAAGTGTCAGACAAggaggcaaaggcagctggggaAGAGGCTGAAGCAGGAGAAGTGGCTGtggaagagaagggagaggtgggagaacaggcagcagaagcaacagaTAAAGAGCCAGCTGTGGAgaagggagaggctggagaagggcaagcagaggcagctgtggaagagaaggcaggagcagaagagaaggcagaagcacaggcagcagctgctgcggGGCAGAAAGAAGCTGCAgaaggggaagcagaggcagCTGAACAGAAGAAGGTGGAAGAGAAACAAGAGCTAGTAGAGACAGCTACGGAAGAGAAACCAGGTGAATCTAAAGAGACAGAATCCTCAAAGGAACCTGTCCCCACAGAGGGCAAAGAGCCACCTAATGACctggaagaaaaggctgaagtTGCTGCTAAGgtagagaaagaggaaaagaaagatgacCTGATGGAAGAGGGTGAAGGTGCTAAGgtagaaaaagaagagaaagatgacCTGATGGAAGAGGGTGAAGGTGCTAAGgtagaaaaagaagagaaagatgacCTGGTGGAAGAGGGAGAAG AAACAGAAGAATCTGAGGAGGAGGATAAAGAAAATGATAAAGCTGAAGATGATAAGGAGAATGAATTGACAGTGGAAGACAAG GAAAGTGAGGAGGATGAAATTGGAAATCTTGAGCTAGCCTGGGACATGCTGGAGTTGGCAAAAGTCATTTACAAGAG ACAAGAAACAAAAGAAGCTCAGCTCCATGCAGCTCAAGCTCATCTGAAGTTAGGAGAGGTTAGCATTGAATCTG AAAACTACACACAGGCTATAGAGGAGTTCCAGGcctgcctggccctgcagcagaaGTACCTGGAGGCTCACGACCGTCTGCTGGCCGAGAGCCACTACCAGCTGGCCCTGGCCTACCACTACAACAGCGACTTCGACGAGGCCGTCCTGCAGTTCGGCAAGTCCATGGAGGTCATCGACAAGAGACTGG CCATACTGACTGAGAGAATAAAGCAAGCAGAAAGTGGGTCCCCTGAGGACGAGAAGGAGATTGAAGAGCTGAAGGGATTGCTTCCTGAAATCAAAGAAAAGATAGAAGATTCAAAGGAGTCTCAAAAGAGTGCAAGAGTAGCCGAGTTGGGACTGAAAGCAACTCTG GTGTTACAGGCTGTGATTCTCagaaggaaactgaggcagcTGACATCTAAAGAAAGGATATTTAGTAAGTACCTTGACAGTAATTGTTCCAAACTAAATGGGAATTTGATAGGTTTCTGTGGCATTTAA
- the AKR1A1 gene encoding aldo-keto reductase family 1 member A1 isoform X2, translating to MSAACDFVTLHNGQKMPLVGLGTWKSDRGQVKDAVKCALSAGYRHIDCAAAYSNEAEIGEAFQECVGPNKVIKREDLFVTSKLWNTKHHPEDVEPALRKTLGDMKLDYLDLYLMHWPHAFERGDNLFPKNPDNTMRYDYTDYKDTWKAMEKLVEKGLVKAIGLSNFNSRQIDDVLSVATVKPAVLQVECHPYLAQNELIAHCQKRGLVVTAYSPLGSPDRMWKHPDEPVLLEEPGIKKIAEKYSKSPAQIILRWQVQRKVVAIPKSVTPARIQQNLQVFDFSLTDQEMSHIASLNKNWRYIVPMITVDGKLVARDAGHPHYPFNDPY from the exons GTGAAGGACGCCGTGAAATGCGCCCTGAGCGCGGGCTATCGCCACATCGACTGCGCCGCGGCCTACAGCAACGAGGCCGAGATCGGGGAGGCCTTCCAGGAGTGCGTTGGGCCCAACAAG GTTATTAAAAGGGAGGACCTGTTTGTAACATCAAAGCTCTGGAATACCAAGCACCACCCAGAAGATGTAGAGCCAGCACTGAGGAAAACACTTGGAGATATGAAGCTGGATTACCTGGACCTGTACCTTATGCACTGGCCTCATGCCTTTGA GCGAGGGGACAATCTCTTCCCCAAGAACCCTGATAACACGATGCGCTACGATTACACCGATTACAAGGATACCTGGAAGGCTATGGAGAAACTGGTGGAAAAAGGTCTTGTGAAAGCCATTGGGCTGTCAAACTTCAACAGCCGTCAGATCGATGATGTGCTGAGTGTGGCTACTGTCAAACCAGCTGTGCTCCAG GTGGAATGCCATCCTTACCTGGCTCAGAACGAGCTGATTGCTCACTGCCAGAAACGAGGACTGGTTGTCACTGCCTACAGTCCCCTTGGTTCTCCAGACCGTATGTGGAAACACCCAGATGAGCCCGTGCTTCTAGAGGAACCTGGCAtcaaaaaaattgcagaaaaatacaGCAAGTCACCTGCACAGATCATCCTCAG ATGGCAAGTGCAGCGTAAAGTGGTTGCCATTCCCAAGAGTGTCACTCCTGCTCGCATTCAGCAGAATCTCCAG GTGTTTGATTTCAGCCTCACAGACCAGGAGATGAGCCACATTGCAAGCCTGAATAAAAACTGGCGTTACATTGTGCCAATGATCACG GTGGATGGAAAGCTTGTAGCCAGAGATGCTGGACACCCCCATTACCCCTTCAATGACCCCTATTAA